gcgatagattgaatgcaataccgcacccgctgcgccgattctccgaccaatctcccgttccattgtcccctcactcgcgaacaaaaccccaaggtacttgaactccttcacttggggtaaggactcattccctacctggagaaggcattacatcggtttcctgctgagaaccatggcctccgatttagaggtgctgatcctcatcccaaccgcttcacactcggttgcgaactgatccagtgagtgctgaaggtcacaggccgatgatgccatcaggaccacatcatctgcaaagagcagcgatgagatccccagcccaccaaactgcaacccctccccaccccgactacgcctcgatatcctgtccattaatattacaaacaggattggtgacaaagcgcagccctggcggaggccaaccctcacctgaaacgagtccgacttactgcagagaacccggacacagctctcactttggtcgtacagagattggattgccctgagtagagaccccctcaccccatactcccgcagcacctcccacagtatctcctgggggacccggtcatacgccttcaccaaatccacaaaacacatgtagaccggttgggcatactcccaggctccctccaggatccttgcgagagtgaagagctggtacgttgttccacgaccaggacggaatccgcattgttcctcctcaacccgaggttcgactatcggccgaaccctcctttccagcaccttggagtagactttaccagggaggctgagaagtgtgataccctgtaattggcacacaccctctggtccccctttttttaaagggaaccaccaccccagtctgccactcctttggcaccgtcccagacttccacgcaatgttgaagaggcgtgtcaaccaggacagcccctccacacccagagccttgagcatttctggacagatctcatcaatccccggggctttgccactgtggagttgtttgactacatcagtgacttccgcctgggaaatcgacgacaatccccgttatcctccagctctgcctctaacatagagggcgtattagttggattcaggagttcctcaaagtgctccttccaccgccctattacctcctcagttgaggtcaacagtgtcccatccttactgtacacagcttggatggttcccctcccccctcctgaggtggcgaacagttttccagaagcactttggtgccgaccgaaagtccttctccatgtcttctccaaacttctcccacacccgctgctttgcctctttcatggcagaggctgcagcccttcgggcccttcggtaccctgcaactgcctccggagtcctccgggataacatatcccggaaagactccttcttcagtcggacggcttccctgaccaccggtgtccaccacggtgttcgtgggttaccgccccttgaggcacctaagaccctaagaccacagctcctcgccgcagcttcagcaatggaaactttgaacgttgtccactcgggttcaatgcccccagcctccacagggatgcacaaaaagctccgccggaggtgtgagttgaaagtctgtcggacaggggcctcctccagacgttcccaatttacccgcactacacgtttgggcttatcaggtctgtccagagtcttcccccaccccctgacccaactcaccaccagatggtgattggttgacagctctgcccctctcttcacctgagcgtccaaaacatacggcctcagatcagatgaaacgattatgaaatcgatcattgaccttcggcctagggtgctctggtaccaggtacgcttatgagcatccctatgttcgaacatggtgttcgttatagacaatccatgactagcacagaagtccaacaacaaacaaccactctggtttagatcagggaggccgttcctcccaatcacgcctctccaggtgtctccatcattgcccatgtgtgcgttgaagtcccccagcagaacaatggagtccccactggagccccatgcaggactccagtcaaggtctcaagaaggccgaatactccgaactcctgtttggtgcatatgcacaaacaacagtcagagttttcccccacaacccgcaggcgtgggaggcgaccctctcgtccactggggtaaactccaacacagcggcgctcagccgggggcttgtgagtatccccacacccgcccggcgcctcacaccctgggcaactccggagaagaaaagagtccaacccctatccaggagtatggttccagaaccgagactgtgcgtagaggtaagccccaccagatctaaccggtagcgctccacctcccgcaccagttccggctccttcccccagagagaggtgacgttccacgtccccagagccagcgtctgccgcccgggtctggtccgtcgaggcccctgaccttcactgccacccatgtggcattgcacccgaccccaacggttcctcccacaggtggtgggcccatgggctggagagatgggagccacgtagcttgttcgggctgtgcccgccgggctccgtggcaaacccgcccccaggcgctcgcccgacgagcccgccgtctgggcctggctccagacggggccccggcttcctccggcagggtcactccatctctgccttgcttattcattggggtttttgaaccattctttgtctggcccctcacctgagaccactttgccttgggagaccctaccaggagcacaaagctccagacaacacagccctcaggttcacagagacacacaaacctctccaccacgataaggtgatggttcacggagaggtctTTAGTGCAGAGATTCATGTCTTCAACAGCTTGGGGAAACACGTGCAGATCAAAATGTGGTAACGCTTCACGAATTTGCGTGTCATCCCTTTAAAGTTTCGACCAATCAGAGAAGGTGCGTTTTGCTCGAGTTCGAGTCCAGAACCAATCACACGAGTCCGGTCTTTTGCTCCCGACTTCATCCAATCAGAAGGCTCTATTCGTCTCAACTAAAAAATCTCATCCTCCATCTTGGATTCTCGCTTAGCGAGCCCCGTCATTCACATTACGGACCTGACGTCGGCAGGCGAGTGATTAGACAGTCCTTCATATTTCTATTAAATATTAATGCAGAGCACTGTAGAAACTCGTATCACTGTCTGACATTACTCACACCGACTTAACGCTGTGTTTTTACGACCCTTTGGGGAATATATGAGCGTTGTTAGCCACAGCGTTGTTGACAGTACAGTAGCTACAGTAGCGCCGTTTAGCCAGCGGGGACCTGACAGTGACACTCACGGAGGTAGACACttgttaatatttgtattaaatatgaGCGCAGAGCACTGCAGAAACTCGTATCACTGTCCGACATTACTCACACGGACTTAACGCAGTGTTTTACGGTCCTTTGGGGGAACAGCTGAGTGTTGTTAGCCAGTGTCGTTGACGTACTGTACAGTAGCTACAGTAGCACTGTTTGGCTAACGGGGGGACCCGACAGTGACACTCACGGAGGTAGACACttgttaatatttgtattaaatatgaGCGCAGAGCACTCACcgataaaaatgaacaaaataaataaacttgtaTCGATGTCTGACATCAGTCATACAACGCGGTCCTTTGGGGTATATCTGAGTGTTGTTAACCAGTGTTGTTGACAGTACAGACAGTACAGTATTAAGTACAGTTAGCAAACTCATATTTCTGTCTGACATTAGTCACACTACGGTCCTTTTGGGGAGTGTTGTTAGCCACAGTGTTATAGACTATTACCTGGGTCAGCATGTTAGCTAGCCGCTAAGTGTATGCTgtctaattttattttttatatataaaagatGTCGTGATATCTGTGATAATGTCATGAAACTGCTCCGATTAAAAAAGAATTAAAGAATGAAATAGTGCAGTTGTAAATATAGGGATGAGtgtgtgctaactgtgttatcCTCTGTGTGATACATTCAGACATCTTCATCGTTCTTTGTCTTTACTGTAAGTacctatttatttctttttatgttgaaATATCTACTGCACTATTCAGCtaatgttcatttatttatgtagatGGAAAATCCTACTTTCAGAAGGGCCCCTAACGGGACCCTTCTGCTGAAGGCTTCGGCCGAGGCCGAGGCAACCCGGACCCGGCCGCCTGGCAGCCAGGCCCCCTACAGGGCCAAGAAGTCAGAGGAGGTGGATGCGGAGGCCTGGGCCCACGTCAACTCCGAGGGTGGCGACACCACAAACGCCACCCTCATCCTGAGCCGGTGGAAGGTCCAGTTTGGGAAATACCAGGGGAAGACCTTCCACTGGCTGCTGGAGAATGACGTGGGCTACAGCGTCAATCTGGTGGCCTCCCACCAGAAGGAGCGAGAGAGGACAGGGTCTCAGTCCCCGCTGATGGCCAACAAGGTGCAGTACTTCAGTCTGAGTCAtacaaaacaatttaaagaGGGATGATCTGATGACAATTTTAACCTCCCTTGGTGCATTTACAGGATGCTTTCACCCGCTACTCCTCGGCGTACCCTGACTTTGCGGAGGCAGTCAGGTTCCAGCGGGCGTTCGAGGAGGCGCGGGTGAAGTCCCTCCAGCCCAGGCAGGAGGGACAGGCACTTGTTGGCTTCGGGGACTTTAAATTTGAGACCCTGCAGAGCCTGTACGAGTCTGAGGACTCCAAAAAGATCCGGTAATTTGTTAAAACATCATTAATTCCATTAGAAATATAGCTGCTGTACTGAGCACCTGTCTGTACTGTGAACATTTTATGTGAAAAAATGTCTGATTTGTGCAGATTTGTCAACTACCTCCGGAGGAAGATGCCAGCTCCCGGCACGCAGATGGAGAACGCCGTAacagggacagacagagagccagGGCTGTTGCTGCATCCACCACcacaactgctgctgctgcatccacttgaaccaccaccaccaccagcagcagcagcagcagcagcagcagccaagcCTCTGTCTCGGCCGCAAGCCAGAGAGCCAGGAGTACCTCACAGTAAGTGTTTCAGTGTAAAGCGGTCTGTTTGATGTACCTGGATGTGTTTGTAATGTTGTCTCATTAtaaatgttgtgtgtttttgttatagACCTCTTGGTTCTGCGCTTGCGGCCTTTGTCTCAGGGCGGCGTTCTCTGTCTGCGGTGGAAATGCAGGCTAAATTAAAAAAGATTGTACCTAAGCCTGCATTTCCAGGCAAGTCCAAAATACTAAGTTAAATGTTTATACTATTGTTTTCCCTGTGATCACTTTGTAAAGTtctgttctctgtgtgattACAGCCTCTTCCTTCCGGCCCTTCAGACCAGCTCTTCCCTCCACTTCCACCCAGGAGCCCTCCGATGAAGAGCTGGTGAAGGCGGTAGTTGACTCGGAGAAGTGTAAGTAAACAGTCAAGTAATATTTTACAATTTGGCAAATTGTTTATGACGATGAAGCTTGAATTCATTGTTAACCGTTGTATTTATTTTGCTTAAAACTGTTTCCATaatcagaggaggagaggaaacgaCAGGTAGGTTTGTGTTAAATCAAAAACGGGTTACGTGGTGTCATTTCAAATCACTAACCAACATGCTGGCCAATCAATCATAACATCCCTAATCATTGTATGTGTAGAGTAACATTTGCTTCTTCATACTTTAGTTACCTGTGTAATCTGTCTGCTGTCTGCATCACTCACTCAACCTCTGTAATGTGTTATTGTCAGTTTGTCTCGCCCCCGCTTTCTCAGcttcagtagtagtagtagtagtagtagtagtagtagtttttgTATGCAGCTTGGCTGAATGTGTGCctgaatttgtttttacaaaaaatatatagtatatgcAATGTACTGTCTATACATTTTTactgaaatattttatttctcttAAAGCCTCAGACGTACAGGCCCCTCTCTCGCTCCTGCAGCATCCACCTCCTCCCCCCTCAGCagcggcggcggcagcagcagcagcacagaaggGGGCTGGTGTCTCTGCCGTGGACGAGCCCACGGATGAGGAGCTGCTGGAGGCCACACAGGACCACAACGAGCCCCTGCAACCTCCAGCAGCCATGGAGGTGACGGCCGAGACACCAGCTCCCGCGCCACATCCTGGAGCTGCCAGTCCCCCGCCACCTGGAGTGCAGGAGTTGACGGAGCCAGCCGTCCTCCCTCCCCCGCCTCCTGCTGGCAGTTCTGAGGTAAAAAcataatacatatacatgtcTGTCAAAACATATCAGGCCTCTCTGCTGCCCTCACACATACAGTGTTTTTCCTTTTAGATATTAAAgtgtcctgtgtgtttgtgttgttatcTCTCCAGCTGCTGCCTGCGTCCTGGCGGGCAGCTCTCACTGCGGAGCAGCAGCAGTGGATCGGCCGGGTGCTGTTTACCAGGAGCAGCAAGGGGAGGTCCCAGCTCATCAAGGAGCTGAACGTATGGTGGTACCCTGCCCAGACCCGGCCGATCTACACCCAGCCTCCCGCGTCCCCCGACCCCTTCTTTGCATGTCGGCTGTTCCTGTGGATGCCACACAGGATCTGGCATCTGCAGCTGACATGCCCCCAGCCTTTGTGCACCGGTACCATGACAAAGGCTGGGCTGTACAGGACCATCCAGAGGGTCCTGGACATCGACGGCTGGTATCTCATGGCCACTGAGTACCTAGAGTGCCGTCGGTGTAAGAAGAAGGTCGGAGGGTGGTCACAGGGCATCATCAGGCAGCTGTCCCCCACCTACAGCTGCCAATTCCCAGCTGTACTTACGTACAAGTAAGAAATCTCAGTGTATGTTTAACATATTGTGtggtgtatatatatgttttgctgtatataatgtttgttttgtttctgcagGCTGTCCTGTGACCTTAGGGTGGTCGCACAGCTGAGGTCTCGCACTCTGGGCAACAGTGCTTCTCGGCTGTGCAACACCCTGCGGGAGGCGCACTCAGATGCCTGGATGCGGAGAGCTATCGCGTACCTCGGCGTGTGCGAGCAGTTCCTGGCCTTGTGCACGGTGAGGGGGCAGTTCCCACCACCACCCCAGATGCCCCCTCTCCCCTCCGCCGTCTGGCTGTTAACAGTCTACAGCCATGACGTCCTGACGCGGCTGGAGGAGTACAAGGCCAGGATCACGTCCACCTTCGGATCCATCCTAAAGATGGATTCCACTAAGAAGGCAAGTGAAGTTTGTGACCGTTTTAATATTTGGCACAGCTGTGTGTTCATGGACTCACAATAATATCTAGAATCTCTCTctccttaaaggagaattccggccaatttttacattaatcttgatcgctatagctacacgagtactttcgatagaaaaaaacccgacccgaatcagtgcaggtaacacagagaagctgcagctacgtactacaagcgtcccctgagctaaaatggcagtgctcggggcaagttttagagtgcctttgtgcctcttaacagacacaaaatgcaattaatatgtctgtgccacaagaacagggcccttacgtgtctacaagatgcgttttcaactcagacgtttaaattcacctaccctggtccctgtctcgatcctgccagtagctagcttgccctgctagctgatagccgttagctgctagctgccgtttggtgagtgtattcagacaggcttctgtgataatcatcccaaaaacaatccacggagcggtggtggtgtggctatgtcctccagaggacaggtcatgtcacgtcttgaagtgtattcccctaaaaaaacaatagtgctgtagtagctgttagctgctagctgccctccggtgagtgtgtacagccagatagctgttggccgttagctgctagctgccgtccggagagtgtattcagccaggcatctgtgctaatcatcccaataaaaatccacgggcgccggtgggttggtggatatcctgcataggacagatcatgcctttgcagcgaaaggtttagattatttccccctcaaaataggtaattgagcactgtagtggttatgaccatatcagtgactatgtaactacatggaaacaggATAAActatgtctgtggcttgcacagtaatagcgttactgaagcctagctgttgcatcatcgcggtctcctgggaattcagttgtagcagaaaaaggtaaacagtaatttgcagattggagtgtagtgtgtgtgaagagtgaaaagcggagttgtttataacggaagaagcttggagtatgaagaatatagcagatatgcaacacacggaagagccttttaTGCTtttgatggtcatccttatttattcgaaccagagtatacagacgaagaactagcctcaagagttggaaagaacgagactgacagacagaggggaaacagacagatgaacttgctgctccaagcacaagctaaaggtagccttcagtaactgggggacatagccacaccaccgggcgctccgtggatttttattgggatgattagcacagatgcctggctgaatacactcaccggacggcagttagcagctaacggctaacagctatctggctgtacacactcaccggagggcagctagcagctaacagctactaccgcactattgttttttttaggggggaatacacttcaagacgtgacatgacctgtcctctggaggacatagccacaccaccacgatgattatcacagaagcctgtctgaatacactcaccaaacggcagctagcagctaacggctatcagctagcagggcaagctagctactggcaggatcgagacagggaccagggtaggtgaatttaaacaatgtctgagttgaaaacgcatcttgttgacacgtaagggccctgttcatgtggcacagacatattaattgcattttgtgtctgttaagaggcacaaaggcactctaaaacttgccccgagcactgccgttttagctcaggggacgcttgtagtacgtagctgcagcttctccgtgttacctgcactgattcgggtcggttttttttctatcgaaagtacttgcgtagctatagcgatcaagattaatgtaaaatttggccggaattctcctttaaggtgACGAAAAAGCTCGCAGGTACCGCTGAAGACACGGCCGCCTGGGTTACCAACGTGGGTAACGAGCACGGGCAGGTCCTCATCAGTGTCCTCACCTGCTCCGAGGGCCTGTCCCCCATGGCGGTCGGGTTGATGAGGCGGTACCGACTCGCCGGGGTACGTCCCCCCCAGCTGATCTACGTGGATCGTGACTGCTGCAGCCGAGACGGCGTGTCGAAGACAGCTGCCTTGTTTCAGGTGTGAAACTGAGACTGTTAATAGTAATGCTCATAATAGCtttcattatcatcattattatattatggaCTATTATGTATACTTTTGAAGATGATTATAATATCATGAACACTGTACttacatatatactgtgtgtgtgtgtgtatatatatatatatatatatgtatatgtatatgtatatatatatatatatatatatatatatatatatatatatatatatgtatatatatatatatgtgtgtgtgtgtgtgtgtgtgtgttataaaaattaaaccacattatGTTTCTTCTGTCACAGGAGTGGGGACAGCTCGTGGTGAGACTGGACACCACAGAGACCCAAGAGCTGTACGCCCCCTTCATGAGGCAGCTGTCTCACTGCATCTTCGAGGTGGACTCAGGAGATGCCCGCCGTCTCACTGAGGCTAAGCGGTCCCAGCTGGAGGGGCAGCACGGGATGGTTGGCCTGACTGACGCCGAGGTTGTCAGGAGGATCACCAGGGAGGAGTGGAGGCTCCACTGTCGTCGTCGGACACGTGGAGCCGAGGAGTCGACACTCCTCATCCAGGAACTCCTCGACACCTTCGGCGGACCAGCCGGGTGCAACACCCTGGACATCCCGTTGCTGGATGCTCTCCGCATCCAGGAAATTTGGAGGACGCAGAGGCCCCACCTCAGCTGCATCCAGGACCCACCGGGCGTGCAGCTGTACACCCAGACGGAGTCAGCCTGCCCGTTTATCGCTGCGCGAGGGGCTCCACATCTCTGGAGTCCTTCCACCTCCACCTCAACCGCTTCATCCCAGGTACTTGCATGTTTCTCACGGCTTGTGATCATATAATCTGTATTCACATTTCATGAAAACTCTGAATAATTTTTTATCTAAATCCTGCCTCCTCAGGGACGCGAGCCAGTGCTATGCACTTCCAGGCGTTCCTGGTCGATGGACTGACGAGGTGGAACGAGGACCgcgcagcagcagctgcacccCCGGTCGCGGCTGAGGAACAGGTGGGACCTCTGCACTCCTACAGTGGCCACCTCAAGCACGTCCTTAACCAGAAGAGCCAACGGGTGCTTGGCCTTCCCATGGTTAAGGACTTCACCAAGCCTGCTGAGTACACAGgtatgtgtgtgatgtgaaaaaacactttattctACCATGATAACTATGagcaaaaggagcactaacaaATCCTTTGCTTTGTGTTTCTGCTGTATGACAGGGGAGCTCATCGGGGTTGAGTACCTGTACCAGCAGACAGGCAGAGTGCTTGAGGTTGTCAGCTTGGACCCTGACACTCCGGACGAGGCTGCTGCCATCGAGTCCCTTGGGGAGGACGAGGACGAGGGTATCGGGGAGGACGTTGAGGCACCCCCGTCTGAGCCATCCGGTCCGGCCGCCCCTCTGCGACGTGCCTCTGCCGAGGCCCCTGAAGATCCTGCTTCCACGCAGTCCTCCTCAGAGTCTGAGGTAAGTTCACTGACTACCAACTGAtgtgttcttttttctttttgtatatgtgttacatgttttatgtgtttgtatatgtgttgtTGTGCTTATGGAACATCAAATGAAGATGTGTGGAAATGATTATCCCTACGGGACGTTAAATCAGATTATGAcagtattaataataatagtaattataataatgatcataacagagttataaaatcattttatttcagaCAAACTAAAGTACTAAATGTTTCCCAGTGCTCTTTTTACTTACAGTGATTTCCCTTTCTTGTGTTTCTTGTcaggaggagatggaggggCCTGATGGTCAGCCAGGATACCAGCATGTCCTGAGGCTGGCCGAGGCCCTGCTGGAAGCACGGAGCCTTCTGGGGCTTTCTAACAAGAGGGTAGACAGACTCATCGTGCTCTGGAATCGCCTGCCAGAGCACGACAGGGGGCGAGTCGTCTACCCTCCCAGATGCCGGGAGAGGCAGCTTAAGGGGCGGTTCAAGCAAGGGAAGGGGATAAACACCCCCTTCCCTGGAAAGGAGAGTCTCCAACGGTGAGaaacaaatattattttattaattctcTAATAAAAACATGCTTTATAATAACCCACTCTGTGCCCTCTCTCACTGACTCTTTCAGCTCTCTTCTCGGACCGTACTCGGGCACTGCAAGCTGGCCCAGCGCCAGTCGCCTGGTGGAGGCCATTTGCATCCAGCTCTGCCGGCTCTACCCTTCGGACACGCGGGTTTTAGGGGTCAAGAGGACTAGGTGGTCCTTGGTCCTCTCGGACTACGTGGCCATCAGAGCGGCAGTGCTGGCCAGCCCGAGGCTGATGGCTCAGACGGACATCCAGCTCTTTGAGCTAAACCAGAGGACCCTGTCCAAGTGGTAAGAGTTTAACATAAAGCTGTGTTGATGTGTTTTATCTTTTGATGAAAGCTCTAGAGTCTAAAAGCAGAATATGTTCTGTCTTCCAGGTTCTCTCAGCGCCAGAAGCAGCAGGATCAGGctgtgctgctgcaggcaaCTGGCGTCGTGCCTGTGGCAGCACTGGCTGGGGAGCCTCTGCCTCCTGCAAAAGGGCTGTCCTGTGTCCAGGCGGGACAAGGACAGCCCTTTCACTTCAACGTCCCCGAGGAGCAGCCCGGCCCCTCAACAACAGGACTGcccgctcctcctcctcctcctcctccttctcctcctcctccagatgGGGAGCAACCAGGACCCTCATCTGGGGGCCTACGCGACACTCCTCGACCACTGCTCCCgggtcctcctcctcctcctcctcctcctcctcctcctgcaccACTGACTGTGCCCAGGACAACGGCGTACAGGAAGAGGAAGGCGGCCGAGGCTGCCGCTGCAGGGCTTGGACCACCGCCCGGGAGCAAACCCCGCCGGCAGATAATGCAGTACATCTGCCGATTGTGTGGCCAGTCCAAAAGGCTGGAAACTGGACACACACGTGTGGGAGGCGTGGCGTACTGCGCAACTGTCGGCGGGAAATCGGTGGAGGAGTGGACTgcggagaggaagagggaaatGGCCAGAGAACCAGGGGGCCCAGGgctgtgatttattttattttatttattttatttatttccttccttttctgtctccttggggaaatgttttgtattgttcTCTTTAGgtttcttattttgttttgcttttattaCTTATTGTTCTAGTGCTGACAGATATGCGTCCCcttcttctgtctctgtgttggcgttctaacctctggtggatttgtgaggactatggttaactgctccttctCAGAGTAAAGGTAGAGGTtgtccaataccattttttgctattCCCTTTTCTGATATgatgtatactactatccctgtatgatgatatgatgtataacagctgtatactactatccctgtatagatgtgatatgatgtataacagctgtatactactatccctgtatgatgatatgatgtataacagctgtatactactatccctgtatagatgtgatatgatgtataacagctgtatactactatctctgtatggatgtgatatgatgtataacagctgtatactactatccctgtatagatgtgatatgatgtataacagctgtatactaccatctgtatggatgtgatgtactactatctctgtatggatgtgatatgatgtaaaacagctgtatactactatccctgtatattATTTATATCTTTTATACTGGaattaaaggctgcattacagtaaggtaatgtacttttctgaacttaccagactgttgtaactgttctattatttgcatttacccacttagtcattatatcacattactgatgattatttatcaaaacatttcattgtgtaaat
This is a stretch of genomic DNA from Perca flavescens isolate YP-PL-M2 unplaced genomic scaffold, PFLA_1.0 EPR50_1.1_unplaced_scaf_12, whole genome shotgun sequence. It encodes these proteins:
- the LOC114551507 gene encoding uncharacterized protein LOC114551507, producing the protein MENPTFRRAPNGTLLLKASAEAEATRTRPPGSQAPYRAKKSEEVDAEAWAHVNSEGGDTTNATLILSRWKVQFGKYQGKTFHWLLENDVGYSVNLVASHQKERERTGSQSPLMANKDAFTRYSSAYPDFAEAVRFQRAFEEARVKSLQPRQEGQALVGFGDFKFETLQSLYESEDSKKIRFVNYLRRKMPAPGTQMENATSWFCACGLCLRAAFSVCASSFRPFRPALPSTSTQEPSDEELVKAVVDSEKCK
- the LOC114551502 gene encoding uncharacterized protein LOC114551502 — translated: MQCTVYTFLLKYFISLKASDVQAPLSLLQHPPPPPSAAAAAAAAAQKGAGVSAVDEPTDEELLEATQDHNEPLQPPAAMEVTAETPAPAPHPGAASPPPPGVQELTEPAVLPPPPPAGSSELLPASWRAALTAEQQQWIGRVLFTRSSKGRSQLIKELNVWWYPAQTRPIYTQPPASPDPFFACRLFLWMPHRIWHLQLTCPQPLCTGTMTKAGLYRTIQRVLDIDGWYLMATEYLECRRCKKKVGGWSQGIIRQLSPTYSCQFPAVLTYKLSCDLRVVAQLRSRTLGNSASRLCNTLREAHSDAWMRRAIAYLGVCEQFLALCTVRGQFPPPPQMPPLPSAVWLLTVYSHDVLTRLEEYKARITSTFGSILKMDSTKKASEVCDRFNIWHSCVFMDSQ
- the LOC114551503 gene encoding SWI/SNF complex subunit SMARCC2: MSVACTVTKKLAGTAEDTAAWVTNVGNEHGQVLISVLTCSEGLSPMAVGLMRRYRLAGVRPPQLIYVDRDCCSRDGVSKTAALFQEWGQLVVRLDTTETQELYAPFMRQLSHCIFEVDSGDARRLTEAKRSQLEGQHGMVGLTDAEVVRRITREEWRLHCRRRTRNLEDAEAPPQLHPGPTGRAAVHPDGVSLPVYRCARGSTSLESFHLHLNRFIPGTRASAMHFQAFLVDGLTRWNEDRAAAAAPPVAAEEQVGPLHSYSGHLKHVLNQKSQRVLGLPMVKDFTKPAEYTGELIGVEYLYQQTGRVLEVVSLDPDTPDEAAAIESLGEDEDEGIGEDVEAPPSEPSGPAAPLRRASAEAPEDPASTQSSSESEEEMEGPDGQPGYQHVLRLAEALLEARSLLGLSNKRVDRLIVLWNRLPEHDRGRVVYPPRCRERQLKGRFKQGKGINTPFPGKESLQRSLLGPYSGTASWPSASRLVEAICIQLCRLYPSDTRVLGVKRTRWSLVLSDYVAIRAAVLASPRLMAQTDIQLFELNQRTLSKWFSQRQKQQDQAVLLQATGVVPVAALAGEPLPPAKGLSCVQAGQGQPFHFNVPEEQPGPSTTGLPAPPPPPPPSPPPPDGEQPGPSSGGLRDTPRPLLPGPPPPPPPPPPPAPLTVPRTTAYRKRKAAEAAAAGLGPPPGSKPRRQIMQYICRLCGQSKRLETGHTRVGGVAYCATVGGKSVEEWTAERKREMAREPGGPGL